A window of Hymenobacter aerilatus contains these coding sequences:
- a CDS encoding BLUF domain-containing protein: MHLNHIVYISRAVRPLTDQDLHELLEQCRRDNNKNHITGILFYSHGNIAQLFEGEPEATEALFSRIKRDGRHSHVQKLVDKPIDVRSFPDWHMAFHPLESAGFSQLQGFLLPDRVPAPPDTLTIADAMLIELVRLAVFGPPNTPAFPAMPRPTSA, from the coding sequence ATGCATTTAAATCACATTGTGTACATCAGCCGGGCTGTGCGGCCGCTCACTGACCAGGATTTGCACGAACTTCTGGAGCAATGCCGCCGTGACAACAATAAGAACCATATCACCGGTATTCTCTTTTACAGCCACGGCAACATTGCTCAATTGTTTGAGGGTGAACCAGAAGCAACTGAGGCACTGTTCAGCCGCATCAAGCGCGATGGGCGCCACTCGCACGTGCAAAAGCTGGTAGATAAACCCATCGATGTGCGGAGCTTTCCGGACTGGCACATGGCCTTTCACCCGTTGGAAAGCGCAGGATTCTCGCAGTTGCAAGGCTTTTTGCTACCCGACCGCGTACCGGCCCCACCCGATACCCTCACCATTGCCGATGCTATGCTTATAGAGCTGGTGCGCCTGGCTGTTTTTGGCCCGCCTAACACGCCAGCTTTCCCGGCTATGCCGCGCCCTACCTCCGCCTAG
- a CDS encoding serine hydrolase domain-containing protein, with protein MRKPYPLLLLLVPVLACSQLPTSTTATTYYPGRGNAWKTRAPAEVGMNAARLEEAVEFAKTQETTQIASDFSNQAEIFGTPLGPLPPGRAATNGLVLRHGYIVAEWGNTQRPDPTYSVAKSMLSTVLGITLDKGMIKDIHDPVAQYVPDGGYASAHNQPITWEQHARQTSEWEGELWGKNADFIGHEAFGKGERKPRTLQAPGTYWEYNDVRINRFSLSLLTLWQKPLPQVVKEQIMDPIGASDTWQYLPYFNSMAVIHGRPLPSVSGGTRWGAGLWISARDEARFGYLMLRQGQWGTRQIVSRDWVRQATTRGPIGPDYGYLWWLNTEQKAWPHAPATSFAALGAGSNTIWIDPEHDIVLVWRWHNGNPDELIKRVLAAVEK; from the coding sequence ATGCGCAAACCCTACCCCCTGCTGCTACTGTTAGTACCCGTACTGGCTTGCTCTCAACTGCCTACCAGTACCACTGCCACCACCTACTACCCCGGCCGGGGCAACGCCTGGAAAACCCGCGCCCCTGCGGAAGTAGGCATGAACGCGGCCCGGCTGGAAGAAGCCGTCGAGTTCGCCAAAACCCAGGAAACCACCCAGATTGCGTCGGATTTTAGTAATCAGGCCGAAATCTTTGGGACGCCGCTGGGGCCGCTACCGCCCGGCCGCGCTGCCACCAATGGCCTGGTTCTGCGCCATGGCTACATTGTGGCCGAGTGGGGCAACACCCAGCGCCCCGATCCTACCTACAGCGTGGCCAAAAGCATGCTCTCCACGGTGCTGGGCATTACGCTGGATAAAGGAATGATTAAGGACATCCACGACCCGGTGGCGCAGTACGTGCCCGACGGCGGCTACGCATCGGCGCACAACCAGCCCATCACCTGGGAGCAGCACGCCCGCCAAACCAGCGAGTGGGAAGGCGAGTTATGGGGCAAAAACGCCGATTTTATCGGGCACGAGGCCTTTGGCAAGGGTGAGCGGAAGCCCCGCACACTGCAAGCGCCCGGCACCTATTGGGAATACAACGATGTGCGCATCAACCGCTTCTCACTCTCCTTGCTCACGCTCTGGCAAAAGCCCCTACCCCAGGTGGTGAAGGAGCAGATTATGGACCCCATCGGCGCGTCGGACACGTGGCAGTATCTGCCTTATTTCAACTCGATGGCCGTAATACATGGTCGGCCCCTACCCTCGGTGAGCGGCGGCACGCGCTGGGGCGCGGGCCTGTGGATCAGTGCCCGCGACGAGGCCCGTTTTGGTTACCTCATGCTGCGCCAGGGCCAGTGGGGCACCCGCCAGATCGTGTCGCGCGACTGGGTGCGCCAGGCCACTACCCGCGGCCCCATCGGCCCTGACTACGGCTACCTTTGGTGGCTGAATACCGAGCAAAAAGCCTGGCCCCACGCCCCGGCTACCAGCTTTGCGGCCCTGGGTGCCGGCTCTAATACCATCTGGATTGACCCCGAGCACGACATCGTGCTTGTGTGGCGCTGGCACAATGGGAATCCGGATGAGCTGATTAAGCGGGTGCTGGCAGCGGTAGAAAAGTGA
- a CDS encoding VIT1/CCC1 transporter family protein has translation MTLVCLLLFSYFKSRLTGQPTAWGILKMAGTGALAAAAAFGVARQFS, from the coding sequence CTGACGCTGGTTTGCCTGCTGCTGTTTAGCTACTTCAAGAGTCGGCTGACTGGTCAGCCAACCGCGTGGGGCATTCTCAAAATGGCAGGTACCGGAGCGCTGGCGGCAGCAGCGGCCTTTGGGGTGGCTCGACAGTTCAGCTAA
- a CDS encoding PAS domain-containing sensor histidine kinase, whose product MREQHLHALLHHLPAGVATLEGSDLRYGYLNKAMQELLGKSVAEGQCVTDHPGVLPPDLVDVLHQVYRTGTAYVAKACSLPLPAHNGQEAVSRCYDLVLEPVYDDEQEITGLVLFAVDVTTQEEARQRAHTLAMETRRLDARLRVLTETVPQITFSLDAAGIYEYVSPQWYYFTGQPPTADLNAIWPLLIHPDDRLRVLYQGDTARKTGTGWSYEYRLRRHDGQYRWMLSRALPELHAPDRPVFWHGALTEVHDQRELSDALRRGEAELRFLADSIPELIWTATAEGFIDYYNHYTGEYSGLTKEELGPTGWVNLLEPRKQAEAARQWVQSVATGEPFEGLFRMRRHDGQYRWHIIRARQLTDERGPRWFGACTDVDDQHRLREVLQVQYDELARTNRDLDTFVYTASHDLKQPLFNLRGLFEELRRSATFNDPEEEQLISMVDDSLHQLDSTLQELAATVQDQRGLSAPAEQLDLRHITEDVLLGLRAQIQASGATVHVEVAEAPTLLYGRANLRSVLHNLLSNALKFAHPERLPVITLRSYLSAADHPVLMVQDNGLGMRVPKASSTAFQPFTRQHPQVGGSGVGLYLVQRILTSRGGRLEVASTIGEGTTFTLHWFEA is encoded by the coding sequence ATGCGTGAACAACACCTTCACGCCCTGCTGCACCATTTACCCGCCGGCGTTGCAACCTTAGAGGGTTCCGACCTGCGGTATGGGTATCTGAATAAGGCGATGCAGGAATTGCTGGGTAAGAGTGTGGCGGAAGGCCAGTGCGTGACCGACCATCCCGGCGTACTCCCTCCCGATCTGGTGGACGTACTGCACCAGGTCTATCGTACGGGGACAGCGTACGTTGCCAAGGCCTGCTCCTTGCCTCTACCCGCCCACAATGGTCAGGAAGCCGTATCGCGCTGCTACGATCTGGTACTAGAGCCCGTGTACGATGATGAGCAGGAGATTACGGGGTTGGTACTGTTCGCCGTGGATGTGACCACCCAGGAAGAAGCCCGGCAACGCGCGCACACCCTGGCCATGGAAACCCGCCGCCTTGATGCCCGCCTGCGTGTACTGACGGAAACCGTGCCCCAGATTACGTTTTCTCTGGATGCGGCGGGCATCTACGAGTACGTAAGTCCGCAGTGGTACTACTTCACTGGTCAGCCACCCACTGCTGATTTGAACGCCATTTGGCCGCTGCTGATCCACCCCGATGACCGGCTGCGGGTGCTCTACCAGGGCGACACAGCCCGCAAGACAGGTACTGGCTGGAGCTATGAGTATCGCTTGCGCCGCCACGATGGGCAATACCGCTGGATGCTGAGCCGCGCGTTGCCTGAGCTACACGCCCCCGACCGGCCCGTGTTCTGGCACGGCGCCCTTACCGAAGTACACGACCAGCGCGAGCTATCTGATGCCCTGCGCCGGGGTGAGGCCGAGTTGCGCTTCCTCGCCGATAGTATTCCGGAGCTGATTTGGACAGCCACCGCCGAGGGCTTCATCGACTATTACAATCATTATACGGGTGAGTATTCGGGCCTGACCAAGGAGGAGTTGGGGCCTACCGGGTGGGTGAATTTGCTGGAGCCGCGCAAGCAGGCCGAGGCAGCCCGACAGTGGGTGCAAAGCGTGGCTACCGGTGAGCCATTCGAGGGCTTATTCAGAATGCGTCGCCACGATGGACAGTACCGCTGGCACATTATCCGGGCGCGGCAACTGACCGACGAGCGAGGCCCGCGCTGGTTTGGCGCCTGCACCGATGTAGACGACCAGCACCGCCTGCGCGAGGTACTCCAAGTGCAATACGATGAGCTGGCCCGCACCAACCGCGACTTGGACACGTTCGTCTACACGGCTTCGCACGATCTGAAACAGCCGCTCTTCAACCTGCGCGGCTTGTTTGAGGAGCTGCGCCGTAGCGCTACGTTCAACGACCCGGAGGAGGAGCAGCTCATCTCGATGGTGGATGACTCCTTGCATCAGCTCGACAGTACGTTACAAGAGCTGGCGGCCACAGTACAAGACCAGCGCGGCCTCTCGGCCCCGGCCGAACAGTTAGACCTACGTCACATCACGGAGGATGTGCTGCTGGGCCTGCGCGCTCAGATTCAGGCTTCTGGGGCTACCGTGCATGTAGAGGTAGCCGAGGCCCCTACCTTGCTCTACGGCCGGGCCAACCTGCGCTCGGTGCTGCACAATCTGCTCAGCAATGCCCTCAAGTTTGCGCACCCCGAGCGGCTGCCAGTCATCACACTGCGCAGCTATTTATCGGCGGCTGACCATCCTGTACTAATGGTGCAGGACAATGGCCTTGGCATGCGCGTTCCGAAAGCCTCTTCCACTGCTTTCCAACCTTTCACCCGGCAGCATCCACAGGTAGGGGGCTCGGGCGTAGGGCTCTATCTGGTGCAGCGCATTCTCACTTCCCGCGGCGGACGCCTGGAAGTTGCCAGCACCATCGGCGAGGGTACTACCTTCACGCTGCATTGGTTTGAGGCCTAG
- a CDS encoding MFS transporter translates to MEHSVNPGYGAVADAPIAHDNNTVSTKTIWQVITASSVGTVIEWYDFYIFGSLAAIIGPVLFGHAGKIEDTLLGALAVFGAGFVVRPFGAMFFGRLGDMIGRKYTFLVTLLIMGGATFVTGLIPSYDTIGIAAPVVVVILRLLQGLALGGEYGGATTYVAEYAPDKQRGYYTSFIQITATGGLILSISVLLITRKIVGEDAFKEWGWRIPFLLSGFLVIASYYIRRKLHESPLFAKAKATGTTSKSPLRDSFVNPVNRRLVLIALFGVTMGQGVIFYTSQFQVFTFMNSTLKLDIVDSSIIMVVSMLLATPLFVYFGSLSDRIGRKRIIMTGMICGALFTAPLFYGIKAFAGPLTEITPATVDAAGKAVPAVMKALTPNVPAMTALIFCLVVFVTMVYGPIAAYLVELFPTKVRYTSLSVPYHIGNGIFGGFVPLVATSIGVWAAAQPEGTFAKEHSSLLGLIYPIAIALICFFVGMIYMKDVRNVRLMDE, encoded by the coding sequence ATGGAACACAGCGTAAATCCTGGGTACGGCGCCGTCGCCGATGCCCCCATTGCCCACGACAACAATACCGTTTCAACGAAGACCATTTGGCAGGTAATTACCGCTTCTTCGGTCGGAACGGTGATTGAGTGGTACGATTTCTACATTTTTGGCTCGTTGGCGGCCATTATCGGACCAGTGCTATTTGGGCACGCGGGCAAGATTGAGGATACGCTGCTGGGTGCCCTGGCCGTGTTTGGGGCCGGCTTTGTGGTGCGGCCGTTTGGGGCCATGTTCTTCGGGCGCCTCGGCGACATGATCGGGCGCAAGTACACCTTCCTGGTCACGCTGCTGATTATGGGCGGGGCTACTTTCGTTACCGGCCTCATTCCCAGCTACGATACCATTGGCATTGCGGCGCCGGTAGTGGTGGTTATTCTGCGCTTGTTGCAAGGGCTGGCGCTGGGCGGCGAGTATGGCGGCGCCACTACCTACGTGGCCGAGTATGCGCCTGATAAGCAGCGCGGCTACTACACCAGCTTCATCCAGATTACGGCCACCGGTGGCCTGATTCTGAGTATCTCGGTGCTCTTGATTACCCGTAAGATTGTGGGCGAAGATGCCTTTAAAGAGTGGGGCTGGCGCATTCCGTTTCTGCTGTCGGGCTTCCTGGTAATTGCCTCGTACTACATCCGTCGCAAGCTGCACGAGTCGCCGCTGTTTGCCAAGGCCAAGGCCACCGGCACCACCAGCAAAAGCCCTCTGCGCGACTCTTTTGTGAACCCCGTAAACCGCCGCCTGGTACTTATTGCCCTGTTTGGCGTGACCATGGGCCAGGGCGTCATCTTCTACACCAGCCAGTTTCAGGTGTTCACCTTCATGAACTCGACCCTCAAGCTCGACATCGTTGACTCGAGCATTATCATGGTGGTGTCTATGCTGCTGGCTACGCCGCTGTTTGTGTATTTCGGCTCGCTCTCAGACCGCATCGGCCGCAAGCGCATTATCATGACGGGTATGATTTGCGGGGCCTTATTCACGGCGCCGCTGTTCTACGGCATCAAGGCGTTTGCCGGGCCGCTCACCGAGATTACGCCTGCTACCGTGGATGCCGCTGGCAAAGCTGTGCCCGCCGTCATGAAAGCCCTGACGCCCAACGTTCCCGCCATGACGGCTTTGATTTTCTGCCTGGTTGTGTTCGTGACGATGGTGTACGGACCCATTGCTGCCTACCTCGTGGAGCTGTTCCCGACCAAAGTGCGCTATACTTCCCTGTCAGTGCCTTACCACATTGGCAATGGTATCTTCGGGGGCTTTGTGCCGCTGGTGGCTACCTCCATTGGCGTGTGGGCTGCTGCCCAGCCCGAGGGCACGTTTGCCAAGGAGCACAGCAGCCTGCTGGGGCTCATCTACCCGATAGCTATAGCCCTGATTTGTTTTTTTGTGGGCATGATCTACATGAAGGATGTGCGCAATGTGCGCCTGATGGACGAGTAA
- the tsaE gene encoding tRNA (adenosine(37)-N6)-threonylcarbamoyltransferase complex ATPase subunit type 1 TsaE produces MAQEHPIVISSLAALPEAAAALRQHLGTATVLCFEGEMGAGKTTFIKALCESLGVPAEEVSSPTFSLVNEYRDAQNQPIYHFDFYRLNDPQEAVHMGAQEYFDSGYLCLIEWPSRVAELLPTDHLLLTLTVTGPSSRELKIKN; encoded by the coding sequence ATGGCACAAGAACACCCCATCGTTATTTCTTCGCTGGCGGCCCTACCCGAAGCGGCGGCCGCGCTGCGCCAGCATCTGGGCACGGCCACTGTCCTATGCTTTGAGGGGGAGATGGGAGCGGGCAAAACCACCTTCATCAAGGCGTTGTGCGAAAGTCTGGGCGTGCCGGCAGAGGAGGTCAGTTCGCCTACCTTCTCGTTGGTCAACGAATACCGCGACGCCCAGAATCAGCCCATCTACCACTTCGATTTCTACCGCCTCAACGACCCGCAGGAAGCTGTACACATGGGCGCACAGGAATACTTCGATTCGGGTTATCTTTGCCTGATAGAATGGCCGAGCCGCGTAGCCGAATTGCTGCCGACAGATCATCTTCTCCTTACCCTTACCGTTACCGGACCCTCTTCCCGAGAATTAAAAATTAAGAATTAA
- a CDS encoding IS1/IS1595 family N-terminal zinc-binding domain-containing protein: MSALVCPKCNSPEATKSGVIDGRQRFKCKQCGYHYTVAKVGKEINSYYVIKALQLYIEGVSYREIERLLGVSHVSVMNWVKKYGVKAPRQTDYHPTYKILNQKELADFFQNPANVQGAGLVVTELGDKYMMIRWERFKQG, translated from the coding sequence ATGTCAGCCCTAGTCTGCCCCAAGTGCAATTCTCCCGAGGCCACTAAAAGTGGGGTTATCGATGGTAGACAGCGGTTTAAATGCAAGCAGTGTGGCTACCACTATACTGTGGCCAAGGTAGGGAAGGAGATAAACTCTTACTACGTCATCAAGGCCTTGCAACTCTATATAGAGGGGGTGAGCTACCGCGAAATCGAGCGTCTGCTGGGTGTCAGCCACGTGAGCGTGATGAACTGGGTGAAGAAATACGGCGTGAAAGCGCCTCGCCAGACAGACTATCATCCTACCTATAAAATTCTAAATCAGAAAGAATTGGCGGACTTCTTTCAGAATCCGGCCAACGTACAGGGCGCGGGCCTGGTAGTCACAGAACTGGGTGATAAGTATATGATGATTCGGTGGGAGCGGTTTAAGCAGGGGTGA
- a CDS encoding pyridoxal phosphate-dependent aminotransferase, whose product MQVSRMAGSLIGSEIIKIGNEVNDMIRKGEQICNLTIGDFTPSIFPIPEQLRDAITDAYAAGHTNYPPANGTLDLRTAAADFLHQRLHLDYSPNDLLVAGGSRPLIYATYLALVDPGDKVVFPTPSWNNNHYCHLSGAEAIAVETLPENNFMPTAAELAPHLSGATLLALCSPLNPTGTMFTRDGLLEICDLVVAENQRRQPGEKPLYLLYDQIYWMLTFGDAQHFDPVSLRPELRDYTLYIDGISKCLAATGVRVGYAFGPAVVIDKMKAILGHVGAWAPKAEQMATAAYLANDAAVDAFIPAFKDKLQQSLQALYNGLQALKAQGYPVDAIVPMGAIYLTAKLDVLGKTTPDGQQLSTTKELTSYLISEARLALVPFSAFGTNETDPWFRMSVGGASLESIEAALPRLRAALDALQ is encoded by the coding sequence ATGCAAGTTTCCCGCATGGCCGGCAGCCTTATCGGCTCCGAAATCATCAAGATCGGCAACGAAGTAAACGATATGATTCGCAAGGGGGAGCAGATTTGCAACCTCACCATTGGCGACTTCACCCCCAGCATCTTCCCTATTCCGGAGCAGCTGCGCGATGCTATTACGGACGCCTACGCGGCCGGCCACACCAACTACCCACCCGCCAACGGCACGTTGGATCTGCGCACCGCTGCCGCCGACTTCTTGCACCAGCGTCTGCATCTGGACTACTCACCCAACGATTTGCTGGTGGCTGGCGGCTCGCGGCCGCTCATCTACGCCACCTACTTGGCCCTGGTAGACCCTGGCGACAAAGTAGTGTTTCCTACTCCTTCCTGGAACAACAACCACTACTGCCACCTCTCCGGCGCCGAGGCAATAGCAGTGGAAACCCTACCCGAAAACAACTTTATGCCTACCGCCGCCGAGCTGGCCCCGCACCTGTCGGGCGCTACCTTGCTGGCGCTTTGCTCCCCGCTGAACCCCACGGGCACCATGTTCACCCGCGACGGCCTGCTGGAAATCTGCGACCTGGTAGTAGCCGAAAACCAGCGGCGCCAACCCGGCGAGAAGCCGCTCTACCTGCTCTACGACCAGATTTACTGGATGCTGACCTTCGGTGACGCTCAGCACTTCGACCCAGTGAGCCTGCGCCCCGAGCTGCGCGACTACACTCTCTACATCGATGGCATCTCGAAGTGCCTGGCTGCCACCGGCGTGCGCGTGGGCTATGCCTTTGGGCCAGCAGTGGTAATTGACAAGATGAAGGCTATCCTGGGCCACGTAGGCGCCTGGGCCCCCAAAGCGGAGCAAATGGCCACCGCCGCCTACCTCGCCAACGACGCGGCCGTGGATGCCTTTATTCCCGCATTCAAAGACAAGCTTCAGCAGAGCCTACAGGCCCTGTACAACGGCTTACAGGCGCTGAAAGCGCAGGGCTACCCCGTAGATGCCATTGTGCCGATGGGTGCTATCTACCTCACGGCCAAGCTCGACGTATTAGGCAAAACCACGCCGGATGGGCAGCAGCTCAGCACGACGAAAGAATTGACTTCCTACCTAATCAGCGAGGCACGCTTGGCGCTGGTACCATTCAGCGCGTTTGGCACCAACGAGACGGACCCGTGGTTCCGCATGTCGGTAGGCGGGGCCTCGCTGGAGTCAATTGAGGCGGCATTGCCGCGGCTGCGCGCCGCCTTGGATGCACTTCAATAA